The Zalophus californianus isolate mZalCal1 chromosome 6, mZalCal1.pri.v2, whole genome shotgun sequence DNA window AAAGGAGTTCCATCCCCCAGATGGTTACCTCTGCAGGCAACGCCCCCGAAGCTCCCAGGTAGCAGAACTGTTACACCCATCAGAGACACAGGACCAGTCCTTTTCTGGGCTCGCAGAGAGCTCCATGCCAGGCGCTGAAATCTTGATTGTGCAGCAAGGGTGCTGTTAGACCATGGTGAgcatggtggtggggggtggggagcagcgcgggggcaggggggcaggagggggacagGAGTGGGGGGGCAGGAGCAGGCAGGAGCAGCGGGGGGTGCGCAGGAGCAGTGCAGGGGGCAGGAGCAGCGCGGGGGGCAGAAGCAGCGGGGGGGGCAGGAGcagcacggggtggggggaggagcagcaTGTGAGGCAGGAGCAGCATGGGGGCAGAGCAGCGcggggcaggaggggggcaggagcagcgcgggggcaggagcagggcaggggcaggaggggggcaggaggggggcaggagcagtgcgggggcaggaggtggggcaggagtgggggggcAGGAGCAGGCGGGAAGGAGTGGGCTCAAGTGACGGGTGACTTTGAGAAGTAGCTGGAGGAGGTCACACTTTATGTAGATCATAGAGAATCATTATTGTACTTTTGCTCTAAAATTTAAGTCACAGCTCTTTAATTTTGCTGCAAAAGTAATACCTGTCTCATATAGGACCGTTAGAGCTTTTAGAGGAGCAGAAGAAACGAAACATCTGAAAATCCTCCTCTCCAGTTCCAATGCATCAGGGAATACCCCCCCCACTTTGTGACGTGTATCACACCGGTTGCCCCTTGCTTTATACCCTTGACCCCTCCCTCATGGTGTTGCTGCGATGAGGGTCCCCTCTCCTTTGCCTTCCTGTAGTTGCATTGTGGACAAGATGCACGACAGCAGCGGTGGAATCCGGCCAAGCCCCAACATGGAGCAGGGAAGCACCTACAAAAAGACCTTCATAGGTGAGCCTCCCCTCTTGGGGGCTGGGGCGGGCGGTGGAAACTGGACCACAGTGACCCGGGACTCGGCCATGCTTGTCCTCCTGTGTTGAGGACAGAGCGGCCTTTGGCCATCGGGCTGGTCTGAGATGGCCACGTGTGGGTGTGACCCTGGGTCTGCTCTTAGGTAGAGCCCAAGGCTGCCCAGAAGGTTAAGGTCAATGAGGTCACAGCCAAATACCCCCAGGGAGGATAGTCTGTAGCTTGTCGCCTGACTGGTGCTGCCCTTGCCCCAATGCAGGCTCCTCCCTGGTGGACTGGCTCATCTCCAACAGCTTTTCTGCCAACCGTCTGGAGGCCGTGACCCTGGCCTCCATGCTCATGGAAGAGAACTTCCTGAGGCCGGTAGGTGTCCGAAGCATGGGAGCCATTCGCTCTGGAGACCTGGCCGAACAGTTCCTGGATGACTCCACGGCCCTGTACACTTTTGTAAGTTAGGGAGGGAGTTTCTCTTGCCattggggcagaggaaggaggagataaCAGAGTGAGGGCTGGGGGTGCACAGTCATGGGCAAGAGGCCTACGGTTGGGGGACCTCTTTCCCCCCAGGTGGAGTGAGGTTTCTGTATCGAGGATTTTCCTTTCCCCTGTGGTAGCCCCCAGAGCCTGGAACCGGGACTTTTTTGGTAGCAGAGcccttgttctttcctttccgCTAGGCTGAGAGCTACAAGAAGAAGATAAGCTCCAAGGAAGACATCAGTCTCAGCACTGTGGAGTTAAGTGGCGCAGTGGTGAAACAAGGCTATCTGGCCAAGCAGGTACGCCTGCCTCGGAGgcggggagatgggcagaggccCCCAGAGGGTGGGAAGGGCCAGGAGTGCCAGAGGCGGGTGCTCGATACCAGCAGAACCTGATACAGTGGCACCTGCAGAGAGCAGATCAAGAGGCACGGACatgcccattctctctctctctctctctctctcacacacagtgtcccccccccccccacagagtCCCAGGGCTCAGGGGAGACGTGCATGAGTCACCATCCCAGTCTCGAGAAGCCGTGTGTGTGGCACTAGCCGCCACGTGCGCTCGTGTGCAGGAGCATCGCTTGCCGGGCTGCTGTTCCGCACTTGCCGGCCTTcggctccctgccccttcctggggTCTTGGCCTTCTTCTGTGGATGCCGCACGCCTCCCTCATACACTTTCTGAacaaaaaataagtcttttgtCCACTCACTTCAGTAGGTTGAAGGTGACATTCTGTGGTGTCACGTCAGTGTTTAAAAACTGACCGTGGTCACTACTGCTGCCCGCGTCTGGGGGAGCAGCCTGTTCATGGGCACACTGCGTGCCTGACACACAGGCCATCCTGTGAACAGAACCAGCACGTCCCGGCGTGGGATGTGTAGGCGGGCCTTCTGCACACCGCCTGTGTTGGTGCAAATCCTGCACGCCGTGTGAACGGGTGTGTCTGGCCAACGGACCCATACACTGCTCGGCGCCATTCCTGTTACTTGGGGCACACGTTGTCCTTGTCGCCTGCTGCTTGCATGTCAGGACCCCCACCTGCTCTTAGATTACTTGCCATGCCGGCGactgcctctctcccccagggGCCCCGCCTCCCAGGCCTGTGGGAGTCTAGTGAGGGTGGGTAGCCAGGGCCTGGCGGATGGGCAAGGACTTCGGAGGCTCCAGGCTAGAGCGCTAAGGAAGCGTTGTGATCTTTGGGGGTGAAGCCAAAGACAGTAATACACATCAATATCTTAcacatttagggcgcctgggtggctcagtcgttaagcgtctgcctttggctcaggtcatgatcccggggtcctgggatcgagtcccacatcgggctccctgctcagcgggaagcctgcttctccctctcccactcccgctgcttgtattcctgctctcgctctctctgtctctgtcaaataaataaataaaatctttaaaaaaaatatcttacacATTTAGATTTTAACATTGACTCGATCATTTCCTACTTTTTCTGAGGCGGAATGTTAAAGTGTTTTTTACTCTCGATGTGTATGCATACATCCATGCAGCTGCAGGTCTGCTTTTGACTTAAAAGTTGGTGCCCTCGGGTTCCAGTTTGCCTGTGAGCTCTTGGTCCAGTGGACACCTGCTGCCTCCCTGTCCTTCTTACACCCTGACCAGGGTCTGGGTGATGCTCCCCTTTCCCTTCAGTGCTGACCCTCTTTGGTTCTGTCAGCTCAACTAACTGTGACAAGTTTTTGCTCAAGTGTCTCTGAGCAGGGAGGTCTGCGTCTCTGCAATCCTTgggtctccagcagactccttcCAGAAAGTAGTCCACTGTAGCAAGCTTTGATGCAcggaagtgggagggagggacagagctgTCACAGATGAGCCTTGAACCCTTTCTTTGCCTTAGGGGCACAAGAGGAAAAACTGGAAGGTGCGGCGCTTTGTTCTGAGGAAGGATCCGGCTTTCCTGCATTACTATGACCCTTCCAAAGTGAGTGCCGCATGTCCACTTGGCACCCGGGTGTGAGGCTTCAGACACTTGTCTCCCGAGCCCAGCGGGCAGCTGGcatttgcttccttcctcccagcGTCCCTGCCCTCACTTCCGCTATGCTCTATGCCTTTCCTCCCATGATCCAAGCCACACTCAGCGGTCTGATCACTTCTTTCTCTCAGCACGCTGTTGCCTTTGCTGAGGCTTATCATTATTCTGAGAGCAAAGCATCTTTTTGTTTCTCCAAAGCTCTTTGTGGGACTGGGGAAGGTGGGGTGGGCTGATAAAGGAGACTCCTAACTGGTGCTCCCCAGCCTCTTCACCCCTTTCTGTGCGGAGATCTCATGAATTCTGCCCCTCAACCCGTTGTCCCCACTGATGTTGTGGAAAGTTTCTTTTATCATGTACTGTTTAAGCCATAATTTACTAATTGTGATTAGTAATGATTTGATTCTATGGTTAATTATGATTTGATTCTAACCGATCAAAGAATTGCTACCCTGAGTTTCAGAAAATAAGTATTATTGTATGATGAGTTGATCGAATTCCAGTCAAAACCAAAGATAAATGGTCTTTGAGCTGGCCTGTCCAGCCTTGTCTTGGTAGATGTAtgattttcattcagtttttgaACTATCGAAGAGTGGGCAGTTCCTCCCTCACCAAGCTTGTCAAGAGTCCCCGCCCTAAGGGGAGTGCCTGAAGGAGTGAGAAGGAGCCCTCTGGGACCCTGGCAGACGCCAGGGAGGGCCGGGGGGGCCAGGCGGGAGTGTGGTGTGGCCCTGCCGGCCATCGGCAGTGAAACGAAGCGCAGACTTCCTTAGGGTGCATGTAACATGGCCACGTGATGTCCAAATTCGGCCTCATCTATTACAGATGACTCTCACTGACTCCGTCAGCTGGCCTCAGGGTGGTTTCAGGCAAGAGGGcaactcctttctcccttttgtgCATTCACACTATATGTCTCATTAGGAATTCTTTCTGCTGCAGGAGGAGAACCGGCCAGTGGGTGGGTTTTCTCTTCGCGGCTCACTCGTGTCTGCTCTGGAGGATAACGGCGTTCCCACTGGTAAGGTGCAGCTCCGGGCCGGCCTGCAGGCCTCGGGGTGCTCCCCGCCGGTCGCTCTCACAGCGGCGCTCTGCCGACGGACTGAGCGACGGGGGCTCGGTGAGACGGTCTCAGTGAGACGACGAATAGCCTGAGATTTAGAGCCAATTTCAGAATGAGGGGAAAAGGGCGTGTGGGGTCTTCTCAGTGTTTTAACAACACAACGAAATACTCCTTATCTCTGGTATTCTTTCCCCTCAGTTTCTGTGCTTACTGGCACATAAGCTTCCACCTAAGAATAGCAGCCTACACACTGTTTAAGGGTTAGCAACACACGTGAGTATCGATTAGCGCACTAATTTCACAATAGCCAGCTAAGAAAGacagtattattcccattttatggatgtggaaactgaggttcaaagaagCTAAACAAGTTAAAGTCAAGTCCCAAATCTGCCTATTTTTAACATGAACATTCTGGATTCTTGGATGTGAATGGAACTGTGCATCTGTGGTTAGTGTAGGCAGCAGGCCAAGAGGGCACAGCGGAGGGACGGGGagtggaaaggaggaaaagagggaagcgGGCATCTGGTGGGATTCCCTAACCACATACATTGGTATTTAAGAAATACTTCATcgtgtgtatttttgtttgtggcTCAGTTTGACTTCTAGCTGAAAGCAGACACGGATATTCacaaatttctcttctgtctaGGGGTTAAAGGGAATGTCCAGGGGAATCTCTTCAAAGTGATTACCAAGGATGACACACACTATTATATCCAGGCCAGCAGCAGGGCTGAGCGAACTGAGTGGATTGAAGCTATCAAAAAGCTAACGTGACAAGGAAATGTGTTCCCAAAGGAACAGGATTCCTCCCTCCTACCAGAATGGTACAGACAGGATTGCCTGCAGAATGGGAGTGTGTTAAGACTTTTAGCCGCTGTATATTTTGTATGGCTTTGCAGTGAGACTGGAGTTCCTTTGCTCACAATTGGCAGTGGtgctttttccttccccaccttcctgTTAACAGCCTGGAAATGCTAGAATCGCCGTGAGGCGTCAGCATCTTGACTTTCACCCATCCTCACAGCTAGCTATTCCTCCGGCACCAAAGTAGGTTTTCCTGTTGTAACACTAACTAGCCATATTGTAATACTAAATAAAACACTAGTCTCATGTTGGCTTTCTCTGAAATGCTGTCAAAAACTAACTCCTTCTCtggaatgaataaaaacagacatttctAGCTATTAGAATTCCTGTGtaaagtttttatagttttcaaaggtTTTTCATGCTTGAGGCTATTCAAATTATGTAAGATTATGAAAATATCTCAAGTGATCTCTGTCACTAAGACATGCTTCATCTTAAAATGGGGGATAGTGGCAGAATTTTGAACAttgttttgctttgaaaaataagCCTGCATAAGTATACACTACAGAAATCATGGACTCAGTTGGAGATTAGTCACACATACAACAGAGTAAAACTACAGCGTTTCTATGAAAAATGGCAATTCAGAAAGACACACAGCAGGAGCTGctaaaggacagagaaagatgTAAACGGTAAAATAATTAGGGAATGAAATTTTGGTTTTAAAGTGAACATTAACTGAGACATAGGTACCAAGAAGCTTCACCAGTTGGGAGGTTAATCTGAAGTAGTGAAAAGTCTGTATCAtacaatatctttaaaaacatttttattactttcaagtTTATACAGTAATCTGGCACAAGCTACTGCCAGCATTCTTGCCAAGTACAAGTGCTTAGACTTCCTTTAATGAATAGATATGTAACTTACATTTATGGGGAGTAGATACTTCCAAAGTGCTTaaggaaaaaattttccttttaaatagtgTGAACTGTCTCCTCTTAATCTTGTCTTGAATACCTGACCTGCATGATCAGGAATCCCAAGCtaatgaggttttattttattccttacatTGTAAGAGACTGCCTTTTAAAGCACCATTTTCCATTTGGCATTTCACCAAGGTCTAATGTCCCTGGAACTCTTTCTTTATTGCTCTTTGAATATCAACAGGTGTTTATCTAAATTAAACTGCATTTGGTTTGATGGCTTGACTCCCAAATTGGCACAATTGTACCCTGTTCTGTATAGGGGTATCAGAATCTTTGTGTTAAAAAAGTAGATGGCCATCACCTTGAGGCAACTCTTGCCAAAGTACTAgtacttagatttttaaaaaatcccaaaccATTTCAATATAATGGTTCTTCACACAAAAGTAGCTAGGTCAAGAGTGTTTGAAAGGATGGCAGAGTAATAACTGCAATGCCTCTGTCTCTGTAGGTTCTCACTAAATACCATCCATGTACATACTGGTTGTCTTGTTTTGCTACAGAACACagcaaatgaaaatgtatgttcccatttttttctcagcTACTTTTGACTTTCAGTTATGATTAAACAAGACCCAAACTATTGCTGATTTTCAGCTGTATGAGTTGATAACCACTTTAACGCACAGGCAGAATGGGGAGATGAAATTgtcaatttttaatgaaaagtcaTTGTATGGTGATCCGAGATTCGGATAAACTGATAAACTGGTCAGTTGTCTTGTCAATCTGTTCCTCAGGTTACTTAGAGCTGGGTGTGTAGCCTGTCCTCATATTTGAAAGTGATATTGTTAGGTTAGCAGGTATGTATGCTTTAAGTTTAATTAGGTCTTTCCTTCATGGTATCAGTGAGGTATTAATCTTTTCTCTGGGAAGGGTCATAAATTTTGCAAAACTGTTGTGGAACTGAGCGAAAGGCTTGCATGGGATAAAAATCACTCACCATGGAAGTCACCAGTATTTCTCAATGGTTATGCCTTGAAGTGTaaaaaattcaggaaacaaaGTGCAAGTTCAATTCAATTCCCCTGCCTACAACAAACATTTAAGGAGCACCTGTTATATATTGAGGACATTCTTGATGCCACAAACTTTATAGACTTGTTTTCTGACTCCTCAAAAAGACCAAAATGAAAATCATGTGCCAATTTTGAATACACCTAGCTCCTCCTCTAAATATTCCCAGTATGGCATGTACTAGCAATCATGGCTACCTCGTGGCAGTAGTCATAATGAGGTTATACTTGTGGACTTAAAAAGCTGCTTAAACAGGGACAAACCAAATATGGCATAAACTGTCTCACCAACACACTTCTATTTTCCAGTCCCTTTAATATTGAATTAAGTCTAGTACTCAGTTAAGGTGGGTTAGGTTTAatcttttaagtatttaaatagcTATTCTTaggaataattaataaaataaatctagtaCCTCAAGTATCCTAAGAGATTAAATCTATGAAAAAGACCTAAGTAAAAACACTTTCTACACCCTGGCTAATGTAACTGTAACTTCTAACCATGTGTTATCTATGAAatctatttacttttattatttatttacctttagATTCATATACCTTTTAAACAATTAGCTCTTAAACACAAAAACGATGGAAATGTAGAAAAATCATTTCAACTGTGTTTAATCAGATCCCTATTCGTTATAAAGAGCTGAAGCTCTAGGTGGCACCTAGTGAATAtgttaatgggggaaaaaaaaaatcaaaagttgggcAATGATACTCTAAATAACTAAAGCAGCagcatctttaaaaacaaaagaaaacaaaaaactttaccACCCTGAATTACAAACTCAGGGAAAGCAGCTTAGTACACCAACAAGGACCAGTGTGATAAATTCTCCCTCATACCATATATTGTTCTCATACCATATATTGTtcaatatttaccatatattGGTAAAAGGCACACAtcctatgtaattttaaaattcacattttaaggCTTTTTTCCCCTAAGAGTCAACTTTAACTGtggttaaaattattttctctacacCCTCCTTTTGAAAGGATCCACTATATAGATCTTTTGGTCACCTGCCCCTGTATTTCTACATCTAGACTAAAATGGAAGTAATAGAATTAGGGTCTTAGTAATCATAATGCTTTTAACTGGTGACAAGAAGGAAGAAGCCTATAGTTAAATATCCCagaaatttatttaatgtttgctTGATACATTTTATATAGAAAGGTTGAGGCTATTTGCTTTGGGTGCTCCTGGTAAATCTCAGGGAGGCACTGAACTACAAAGGGGTGCCAATCTGGAGACATCAGAAATGGAAACCACAAGCTCAATTTTATGACTGTTCTTAAAGATTTGTTTCTAGTGAAGTTAGGCCCACTCCCTTAAAAACTGCTGAATGTTGGAGCTCTTGTGTGAAAACAGCTGACTTTTAGGAGGGCATGTCACGTTTTGGTCTGTTGGAACATTtaaatacttggaaataaaaaatattcagctTTGAAGTTTTCAATACTGGAAAACTTTCAAGTCTAGGGTCTACAGCCAGGAAGGGCTGCTTTGTGTTCCTTAAACTGGACTGTTTCCCACAAAGTTAATCTTCGGCTTTGGCTTCCATTTCTTCTGCATCATCATCTCCATCCACTTCTGCATTCTCTCTTTCAAGCCTCTCAAGCTGCCTTGCAAGTTCGGTCTCATCTGTATCTGTGACCACTTTAGGCTGTGGAAGCAGAGGCATCATTTCAAAGTGAGGTAGTTCAACAGTATGCAAATTCCACTTCAACACTATTACTGCCTAgtattttaactctttttaaagaaccacctGTCCTAACAACTCTGCTCTATCTGTTCATTTTTGAAGGCTACTGCATCATTAATAAATTCCATTAGATAAATACTGGGAAAAATGGATGAGAGTAACAcaatctaggaaaaaaaaatgtatgtgtagtAAGACAGAATATTCCTGTCTGTTATTTCTGTAagccaaaactgaaaaaatataatcTCAGTGGCTGTATCTTTCAAACCCACAAGATGTCTTGTAAAAATGCATCTTCTGGATTCAAAATAAATTACTATTTCTTTCTAAATAGGTTTCATTTTTGttgagatgaggaaaataaactaATCTGTTTCTAATCCTCAGATCAAATTTTAAGCCTTCCGTATTAAATTCTGACAATAATCAATCACTCATTTTTGTTGCctaattttttcctttggcagGGGCATAAACCTAACACCATCAGTGACCTCAGTCGTGAATAACCATCACACGACAGTTCTCATTTACTCCTAAGAAGCCCTTTTAGAACCCTCTGAGTCAATGATTATTTTAGGCTTAGCAGTGTTATAATCCTACATATATCTCATGTTTTGAAACACCGtgattaaggattttattttttgattaagGATTTTAGAATGCAAATCATTTAGATGACTTAAATTTcttatctatatctatctattgATCGATCAACCGTAATCTCTAaccccaacatggggtttgaactcacaaccctgagatcaagagttccatgctctaccgactgagccaggcaggagcccctaaatttcttacatattttaagaaaaagacagaaacacTATAGATCTTACCTCCATCTGAACATTGAAGACACCCCTCTTTTCCTCaatcttttctttaataacaGCCATAGCTTGATTGAGAACAGAGAGCCCTTCTGTTCTCTCCAGGGTTGTTGTAGTCATCACATACCGAGGAGGAGCTATTAGATTAATCTAAGGAAGACGACAAAAATTCCATTAGGAACATACCTATACAACACAAAACTATTAGGATGTTTAAGAACTCTTGCTTTCTGCTGCCTTAACAAATcaccccagggcacctgggtggctcagttggttaagcgactgccttcgg harbors:
- the PLEK2 gene encoding pleckstrin-2 isoform X2; translated protein: MRLLAPSPRTNNDWDPTSILSPCHGSRARVQTDTEHTDQATLLLGSPVRPQGHIVHNWKARWFILRQNTLLYYKLEGGRKVTPPKGRILLDGCAITCPCLEYENRPLLIKLKTRTSTEYFLEACSREERDAWAFEITGAIHAGQPGKVQQLHILKNSFKLPPHISLHCIVDKMHDSSGGIRPSPNMEQGSTYKKTFIGSSLVDWLISNSFSANRLEAVTLASMLMEENFLRPVGVRSMGAIRSGDLAEQFLDDSTALYTFAESYKKKISSKEDISLSTVELSGAVVKQGYLAKQEENRPVGGFSLRGSLVSALEDNGVPTGVKGNVQGNLFKVITKDDTHYYIQASSRAERTEWIEAIKKLT
- the PLEK2 gene encoding pleckstrin-2 isoform X4, translating into MEDGVLKEGFLVKRLLIKLKTRTSTEYFLEACSREERDAWAFEITGAIHAGQPGKVQQLHILKNSFKLPPHISLHCIVDKMHDSSGGIRPSPNMEQGSTYKKTFIGSSLVDWLISNSFSANRLEAVTLASMLMEENFLRPVGVRSMGAIRSGDLAEQFLDDSTALYTFAESYKKKISSKEDISLSTVELSGAVVKQGYLAKQGHKRKNWKVRRFVLRKDPAFLHYYDPSKEENRPVGGFSLRGSLVSALEDNGVPTGVKGNVQGNLFKVITKDDTHYYIQASSRAERTEWIEAIKKLT
- the PLEK2 gene encoding pleckstrin-2 isoform X3, which encodes MEDGVLKEGFLVKRGHIVHNWKARWFILRQNTLLYYKLEGGRKVTPPKGRILLDGCAITCPCLEYENRPLLIKLKTRTSTEYFLEACSREERDAWAFEITGAIHAGQPGKVQQLHILKNSFKLPPHISLHCIVDKMHDSSGGIRPSPNMEQGSTYKKTFIGSSLVDWLISNSFSANRLEAVTLASMLMEENFLRPVGVRSMGAIRSGDLAEQFLDDSTALYTFAESYKKKISSKEDISLSTVELSGAVVKQGYLAKQGHKRKNWKVRRFVLRKDPAFLHYYDPSKEENRPVGGFSLRGSLVSALEDNGVPTGVKGNVQGNLFKVITKDDTHYYIQASSRAERTEWIEAIKKLT
- the PLEK2 gene encoding pleckstrin-2 isoform X1; translated protein: MRLLAPSPRTNNDWDPTSILSPCHGSRARVQTDTEHTDQATLLLGSPVRPQGHIVHNWKARWFILRQNTLLYYKLEGGRKVTPPKGRILLDGCAITCPCLEYENRPLLIKLKTRTSTEYFLEACSREERDAWAFEITGAIHAGQPGKVQQLHILKNSFKLPPHISLHCIVDKMHDSSGGIRPSPNMEQGSTYKKTFIGSSLVDWLISNSFSANRLEAVTLASMLMEENFLRPVGVRSMGAIRSGDLAEQFLDDSTALYTFAESYKKKISSKEDISLSTVELSGAVVKQGYLAKQGHKRKNWKVRRFVLRKDPAFLHYYDPSKEENRPVGGFSLRGSLVSALEDNGVPTGVKGNVQGNLFKVITKDDTHYYIQASSRAERTEWIEAIKKLT